The genomic stretch CCTCGGGCTGGACTTTCACACCTCGACCCGCGGGCGGACCAACATGCTCCACGTCCGGGCCGACACCCGAAAGGACGAGGTCGAACGGGTCGCCAAGGCGTTCGCCTCGAACGTCGTCATCGGTGGTTCGGGACCCGACGGCACCCTCCGTGGCGAGGCGAGCGCGAGCGGCACGCCGACGGTCACGATCGAGATGGGCGAGGCCCACCGCTTCCAACGGGAGCTCATCGACCGCGCGCTCGCGGGCGTCGAGAGCGTGCTCGCGGAGTTCGGGATGCGACGGACGAGCGCCGTCCGGTGGCCCGGCTGGCGCACCGTCATCGACGGGAGCTCGGCGAAGACGTGGCTCCGGGCGGACACCGGCGGACTGGTCGACATGCACCACGACGGCGGCGACCTCGTTCGCGAGGGCGAGCGGGTGTGTACCATCACCGACCCGTTCATGACCGAATCCGAGACCGTCCGCGCGCCCTTCACGGGGCTGCTCGTCGGCGTGCTCGAGAACCCGCTCGTCTATCCCGGCAACCCGCTGTGTCACCTCGTCGAACTCGACACCTCGACGCGCCACGCGCTCGAACGCGACCTGTCGCGAGACGCGCCCGCCTGAACGCTCGGAGCCGGAGCCGATCAGTGGTCGTGGGCAGTGAGGTGGGGGTGGTGGGTGTCCTCGGGACAGCACTCGACGGTGGCGTGGTCGACGCCCGCCTCGGCCAGCACGTCGTGGACCCGCCGGGTGACCGATTCGCGCTCGACGTCCCCGGTCGCGGTCTCGACGTGGGTCGTGGCGACCGTGATCTGCGAGCAGACCTGCCAGGCGTGGAGGTCCGTCACGCGGGTGACGCCGTCGACCTCGGCGATCGCCGCGCGGACCTCGTCGCTGTCGAACGGGGTCCGGTGGAGGAAGATCGCGCCGCTGCCGCGGAGGAGTTTGCCGGCGCTCCAGAGCACCACGAGCGCGATCAACCCGGCGGTGATGGGGTCGATGACGTTCACCCCGCTGTACTCGACCGCGAGCACCGAGACGATCACCGCGACGGAGCCGCCGGCGTCGCCCAGCAGGTGGTAGAACGCGCCGCGCTCGTTGAGGCTCATCTCGCCGCCTTCGAGCACGAGCACCGACCCGAGGTTCACCGCCAGACCGAACCCCGCGATGAGGAGCGTGGGGCCGGTCGCGATGCCGACGGGGTCGAGGAAGCGCTGGACGGCCTCGTAGACGATGAACCCGACCATCGGGACGAGGAGCGCGCCGTTGACGAACGCCGAGAGTGGTTCGAGCCGGTGGAGGCCGAACGACCAGCGGTCGGACGTCTCGGCGTTCGTGGCGACGTAGGAGGCGGCGAACGCCATCACGTACGCGAGCGCGTCGAACAGCATGTGGACCGCGTCGCTCAGGAGCGCGACGGAGCCGAACAGGAGGCCGCCGGCGAGTTCGGCGACGAACCCGACGACGTTGATGACGGCGACGAGCGCGAGCGTTCGGGTGCTGGCGTCGTCGCCGTGGCCGTGTCCGTGGCTGTGGTCGTGCCCGTGGTCATCGTGTCCGACCCCGCCGTCGGCCGACGAGCCGCTGGCGTGGGACGACCCATTGGACATGGGAGGTCGTAGAACTCGATGGCGTATTAAATCTCCTGCCACGAAACGCGGCTATAGTGTTTAGGATTGATAAAAATTCGACGATCCGTTAGCAATTTTGGAGCTGTATCGAGTTATTCGTCTCTGAAGAGATCGTTGAATCGAGCCACATATTTGACCTTCGGAACCGAATATCGTCAGTAGTGGATGTTCGTTTTCTGAAGTCGATCACAACGAATATATCGTGTATTAGGGGAAGATAGATACGTGACGGTAGTCGAACGGGTACGCATGGGAACTACTTCGGGAGTCGGCGACGCCGGGACCACGTGTCGAACCGCGGTGACGGAGGTCTGGCCGGGCGAGTTCGAACTCAGGATCGAGACCGGGCGCGGGGACACCCCGACGACGACGGTCCACACGCTCGACGCCGCCCAGCTCGACGCGCTCTCCGACCACATCGGGGACGCGCTCCGGGACGCCGACGGATGACGACGCTCGTGTGTCGGACCTCCGGATGGTCGAAACCCATGTCGCCGAGATAATGACTGCCCCGGCTTCGACCATCGACACCACTGCGACGGCGACCTCGTCGGCCTGGTCACGACCACCGACCCCGCCTGCTACCTCCCCGCTATCACGCCGAAATCGTCGATAACTGATAGCTCTCGGAATTCGTCGATCCCGACGGTCTCCACCCTTGCGGGGAAAGCTTATGCCCCCGTGCTCCGGAGTCCCGAACATGAGTTCCTCCATGGACGAACGTGTTGGTTCGAGCGAGAACGTCGAGGTCGGTGAGGTCCGGAAGTGTCGGGTCCACGGACTGTTGTTCGACGCCGACATCGCCGATATCTGTCCGATGTGCGAGTTCGAACGCGCCGACAGAGTCGCCAACGGTCCCTGAGCGCCGGCGATAGAGGGGTTTCGTCGTGAAAAGCACCGTCTCTTCGTTTTTCAGATGTCGCGCGTGCCGCCGTCGGTCGCCCGCGGTGAGCCACCCTCCGCGGGGGAGATGGACGGTCGCGAGTCGGGGGTCGGGTCGTCGGGTAGCGGGTCGATGCCCATCCCACGTGCGGAGTTCGTGACCACGACCAGGGAACTCACCGCCATCGCGGCCGCGGCGATCAGCGGGTTGACGAGGCCGGCCACCGCGAGCGGGACCGCGACGAGGTTGTAACAGAACGCCCACCCCAGGTTGGTCCGGAGCCGGCGGCGCGTCCCGCGCGCGACCGCGAAGAACGCCGGGATGGGTCGGAGGCTGTCGCCGGAGACCACGGCGTCGGCGGCGTCGATCGCGAGTTCGGTGCCGTTCGCCATCGCGATCCCCAGATCCGCCGCCGCGAGCGCCGGCGCGTCGTTGGTGCCGTCGCCGACCATGGTCGTCGTTCCCTCCTCGCGGAGCCGCCCCACCACAGCCTCCTTGGCCTCGGGCGGAACACCTGCGAACACCTCGCTGACGTCGGGATGGCCCGAGAAACGCTCGGCTATCTCGCGGTCGTCGCCGGTGAGCACCACCACGCGGGGGCCCTCCTCCGCTATCGACGAGACCACCTCGGCCCAGTCCGCGCGCGGGGTGTCTCCCACCTGGAGGACGCCCTTCGCCTCGCCGTCCCAGGCGACGAGGGTCGCGAGGAATCCGTCGGACCGCGTCTCCTGGACCTGTTCGTCGATGGTCTCGGGGACCGCGTAGCCCGACTCGCGAACGAACCCGGGATGGCCGACGACGACGCGCTCGCCGTCGACGGTCGCCGACACCCCGCGGGCGTGGCTCTCGAACTCCGTCACCGTGCGTGCGCTGGCGTCGGTCCCACGGTCGCGGCCGGCCGTGACGATGGCCTCCGCGACCGGGTGGCTCGACCGGCTCTCGACCGCCGCCGCCCGCGCGAGGAGTTCCTCGGGGTCGTCGCCGCGCACGCCGTCGAGCGACATCTCGCCCGTCGTGAGCGTCCCGGTCTTGTCGAACGCCACGATCTCGGTGTCGGTGATCCGTTCGAGCACGGTGGCGTTGAGTACCGTGATCCGGCGTTCGGCGGCCTCACGGACGCCCGAAACGATCGCGAGCGGCGTCGCGAGCCCGAGCGAACACGGACAGGAGACGACGAGGACCGAGACGCCGATCAGGACCGCCTGGCCGATGGACGCCCCGGTCGCGAGCCAGCCGACCGTCGCGAGCGTCGCGATCGTGACCACCACGGGCACGAAGACGCTCGCCACGCGGTCGGCGAGCCGCGTCGCGCCCGAGTCCGAACTCTGGACGTTCCAGATGAGCTCGACGAGCCTGTCGAACGTGCTGGTGGCCTCCTCGCCGACCTCGATCTCGACCGCGTTGTCGGTCACGACGGAGCCGCCGACGACCTCCTCGCCGATGCCCTTCGAGACCGGCACCGATTCGCCGGTGACGAGCGACTCGTCGACCGCGGCCTGGCCCTCGACGACCGTCCCGTCGATCGGGACGCGTTCGCCGGGTTTGACGAGCACGCGGTCGCCGGGCGAGAGGGATTCGAGCGCGACGTCGTGGTGGCCCTCGTCGGTGAGCACGCGCGCCTCGGTGATCCTGGATTCGGTGAGCGCCGAGAGGTCGCCGAGCGCGCGACGTTTGAAGCGGGCCTCGATGTGGTTGCCGATGCTCACCACCACGATCACCATCGTCGAGACGTCGAAGTAGACGTGGGTGGTGTCGAGGAACGCGAGCGCGAACACCGAGTAGACGTAGGCCGCAAGCACCGCGAAGGCTATCAGCACGTCCATGTTCGGCTGGCGGACTTTGAGGCTGACGTAGGCCCCTCGGAGGATCGGGAAGCCGACGCCGAAGAGCACGATGGTGCTACCGAAGAAGATCGGGACGAACGCGATCAGGCTGGCGCTGGTGCCCGAGAGGAAGCTCTCGGGGTAGTAGCCGAGGTAGACGGGATAGAGGAAGGCGGCGTAGAACATCATGACCGCCATCGCCGCCAGCCCGCCGAAGACCAGACGGAGGCGGCCGAACTCGAAGCGCTCCTCGGCCCCCTCGTCCTCCTCGTCGGGGTCGCTGGCGTGGTAGCCGAGCGTGCTAATCGCGTCGATCAGCCCCCCTCTGTCGATCCGGGCGGGGTCGTAATCCAGCCGGACCATGTCGGTCGCGTAGCTGGCCTGGGCGTCGTTGATCCCGTCGGTCTCGGTCGCGCTGGTCTCGATGAACGACTCGCAGGTCGAACAGTGCATCCCGTCGACCGAGAGGAAGGCCGTCTCGCTCCCCTCCTCGGAACGGTCGTGGTCCGCTCCATGCTCGTGGCCGTGATGGTCGTGGCCGTGTTCGTGGAGGTCCTCGGCGGAGACGTCCTCGGCGTCGTCGAGGCGCTGGAAGGTCGCGAGACAGCCCTCACAGCAGAAGACCCCGTCGACGTCGGCCGCGGTCGCGGGGTCGTCGCCGACCGGCGACCCGCACAGCGTACACTCGGTCACTGGGTCGTCCCCGCGCTTCGGCGGTCGCGCACGGCGCGGCGGGCGGTGTGGACCCGCCATCGCGGCCGGCGTTCACCCCACGGTCCCGGTCCAGCGTGCATGGGAGAACTGGGGTCCGCGTACGGGTATCGGTTGCGGTTAACCCCCTCCACGGCACCCGCGGCACGCTCGCGCTTTCGAAAGGGTGAGGGTCGCCGAATGGGTAGCGAAGGACGAATGGCCAACGAACCCGCGGACGCCGCGGCCGGCGGGCGGTGGCCGGCCCGGTTCCTCCGCTATCTCGTGACGCTCTCGCTCGTGGGGACAGTGTTGTTGATGGGCTTCGGGATGTACTCGGTGGCGATCCGGGGCTGGATGTCCTGCGGCGAGGGGTTCCCGATGTGTGCCGGCTCGTTGATCCCGCTGCTCGACCCCGGCGCGGCCCAGTCGACGAGCTACACCGCGACCCAACTCTACGCCGAGTGGTTCCACCGGGCGGTGGCGTTCGTCACCGGCCTCGTGATGCTCGCCGCGACGGTCATCGCGTGGTGGCGCGTCGAGGGCTACACGTTCACGACGTGGACGATCACCCTCGCCACCGCGCTCCTGCCCTTCGAGGCCTACCTCGGCGTCGTCACCGGCGTTCCCGACCCCGCGACGACCCTCGTCGCCATCCACCTCGTGGTCTCGTACCTCGTGCTCGGCGCGCTGGCCGTCGCCACGGGGATCACCTGGTGGTCGCGCGGGCGGCGGTCGCGACGCCACACCGGACAGGCGCACTGATCCGCGACGGGAAACGAGTTCCCGGGTCGCGAGTCGACTCGAATCCCAGCGCCGACAGCCCTGACCGGCGGCCACACCACCGAGGACCGGTCCCGGTTCGGGTTTAGAACGCGACGGGGGCAGGATAGTTGTTCGACTTCACCGTACTGCGAGTTACCACAAGTCTCATCATTGTAACTCGCGTATCGTTCGGTGCTCGGGAGAGGGGTTCGCAAAAAGGGGAAGTCCCGTTGCGTGGCATCACCCTGCTCTCGGGTTTCCCGGACTGGTCCGTCGACCAGTGTCGACGACAACGGAGCGACTTGTATGGGCTTTGTGAACGGGTATCAAATCGTTCCTTTCTGACAGACCGTTTCGGTTAGCGGTCGTCGTCCGCTTCGTGGAGCGAGGGGACCCCCCTTGGGTCGAACGTGTATCGGTCTCGTTGTGAAGGCGGCGAAGTCGTCCGCGTTCTCGGGGCGTTCGGGCACGCACGAAGTGTGTAGGGAAACACTCGGAACCGGAGCGACACGGGAGGCTTCCATCCCATGATGGGGGATCATCGCCCCCCTCGCCCGTGTCACACACTCCTCGTCGAACATCCGTGGCACAGGTCACCGCCCCCGTCTTCCACGGGCGATACTACTCCGCAGACGGGGTGGGCTACCGACCCGATTTCCTCACGGGGCGAACAGCGTGTTTTTACGAGCCAGCCGACGAAGGTTTGCAGTAACGTTATAAACGACACCCATGATCATGCAGGTGGGTGATGCCAATGCAACGGAACGATGGGACGAGTGGAGGGGAACCGAGCGTGAAGACCTGCGATCGATGTGGGAAGGGGATGCCGGATCCCTACGTCGGTAACGGAACCTGCTACCACTGTCGGAGAGCCAGCCGGTAGGCGGGGCGCTACGTTACTTCACTCACGCCGACCGCTCAGCGACAGCTCTTCGCGAAGTAAAACGGGGGGGAGGGTAGGACCGGAGGGGAAGTGTTACAGGTGATGCCAGGCAACGGAGTCCCCTTGTCGGTCCTATATCAACGTCTCTGCCATCCCGTAATAAGCTTTGTGTGGCCGGGCGAATCCGACGGTTAGCACGAGCACAATCGGAGCGTAGCAGGGACCGGTGCAGCGACGACTGCTGGCGCTCGATCGAGGCCGTCGCTCCGACCAGTGACAGTGACGACACCCACGAACCGCGAAGCGACGACGGAGGACCATCGATGACGATGAAGCCGTCTTCGGTCGTTCTACCGTCGCTTCGACGTACACTGACTCCCTCCGGTATGGGACGTATTCAGGAGAACTACCGACAGCTCGCGCACGTTCCGTCCACGATATCCATCGCCGCTTCGCCACACAACTTGCAGTACTCTACGACGCCGCTGCCGACGTTCGTCTTCGTCATACGTGGTTTCCGCTCCATCGATGGTTGTGTGTGTGGCTTTCAATGGCAGGGTGACGAGAGGGGCGACAGTGGCGCTCACGTCGGAGAACGCCGTCGCGTGGGTGGGTGGGCCACACGGGTGATAGTCGACGTCTACTGGACATCGCGGTTCTGGGACGACGGATACCGGCTGATTTCGATAGTCGGACGTTCTACGG from Halococcus hamelinensis 100A6 encodes the following:
- a CDS encoding cation diffusion facilitator family transporter, which codes for MSNGSSHASGSSADGGVGHDDHGHDHSHGHGHGDDASTRTLALVAVINVVGFVAELAGGLLFGSVALLSDAVHMLFDALAYVMAFAASYVATNAETSDRWSFGLHRLEPLSAFVNGALLVPMVGFIVYEAVQRFLDPVGIATGPTLLIAGFGLAVNLGSVLVLEGGEMSLNERGAFYHLLGDAGGSVAVIVSVLAVEYSGVNVIDPITAGLIALVVLWSAGKLLRGSGAIFLHRTPFDSDEVRAAIAEVDGVTRVTDLHAWQVCSQITVATTHVETATGDVERESVTRRVHDVLAEAGVDHATVECCPEDTHHPHLTAHDH
- a CDS encoding heavy metal translocating P-type ATPase; this encodes MTECTLCGSPVGDDPATAADVDGVFCCEGCLATFQRLDDAEDVSAEDLHEHGHDHHGHEHGADHDRSEEGSETAFLSVDGMHCSTCESFIETSATETDGINDAQASYATDMVRLDYDPARIDRGGLIDAISTLGYHASDPDEEDEGAEERFEFGRLRLVFGGLAAMAVMMFYAAFLYPVYLGYYPESFLSGTSASLIAFVPIFFGSTIVLFGVGFPILRGAYVSLKVRQPNMDVLIAFAVLAAYVYSVFALAFLDTTHVYFDVSTMVIVVVSIGNHIEARFKRRALGDLSALTESRITEARVLTDEGHHDVALESLSPGDRVLVKPGERVPIDGTVVEGQAAVDESLVTGESVPVSKGIGEEVVGGSVVTDNAVEIEVGEEATSTFDRLVELIWNVQSSDSGATRLADRVASVFVPVVVTIATLATVGWLATGASIGQAVLIGVSVLVVSCPCSLGLATPLAIVSGVREAAERRITVLNATVLERITDTEIVAFDKTGTLTTGEMSLDGVRGDDPEELLARAAAVESRSSHPVAEAIVTAGRDRGTDASARTVTEFESHARGVSATVDGERVVVGHPGFVRESGYAVPETIDEQVQETRSDGFLATLVAWDGEAKGVLQVGDTPRADWAEVVSSIAEEGPRVVVLTGDDREIAERFSGHPDVSEVFAGVPPEAKEAVVGRLREEGTTTMVGDGTNDAPALAAADLGIAMANGTELAIDAADAVVSGDSLRPIPAFFAVARGTRRRLRTNLGWAFCYNLVAVPLAVAGLVNPLIAAAAMAVSSLVVVTNSARGMGIDPLPDDPTPDSRPSISPAEGGSPRATDGGTRDI
- a CDS encoding succinylglutamate desuccinylase/aspartoacylase family protein, which gives rise to MAEGAFTYNGGKVDPGETQNIRYGISETYMGDPVRIPVTIVNGTEPGPTAFLSAAAHGDELNGVEVVRTVAHDWDHADLHGTLVCLPVLNVPGFLAQQRYLPIYDRDLNRSFPGSETGTSARRMAHRIFENFVSPCDLGLDFHTSTRGRTNMLHVRADTRKDEVERVAKAFASNVVIGGSGPDGTLRGEASASGTPTVTIEMGEAHRFQRELIDRALAGVESVLAEFGMRRTSAVRWPGWRTVIDGSSAKTWLRADTGGLVDMHHDGGDLVREGERVCTITDPFMTESETVRAPFTGLLVGVLENPLVYPGNPLCHLVELDTSTRHALERDLSRDAPA
- a CDS encoding COX15/CtaA family protein, giving the protein MANEPADAAAGGRWPARFLRYLVTLSLVGTVLLMGFGMYSVAIRGWMSCGEGFPMCAGSLIPLLDPGAAQSTSYTATQLYAEWFHRAVAFVTGLVMLAATVIAWWRVEGYTFTTWTITLATALLPFEAYLGVVTGVPDPATTLVAIHLVVSYLVLGALAVATGITWWSRGRRSRRHTGQAH